In Eschrichtius robustus isolate mEscRob2 chromosome 2, mEscRob2.pri, whole genome shotgun sequence, a single window of DNA contains:
- the ENC1 gene encoding ectoderm-neural cortex protein 1 codes for MSVSVHENRKSRASSGSINIYLFHKSSYADSVLTHLNLLRQQRLFTDVLLHAGNRTFPCHRAVLAACSRYFEAMFSGGLKESQDSEVNFDNSIHPEVLELLLDYAYSSRVIINEENAESLLEAGDMLEFQDIRDACAEFLEKNLHPTNCLGMLLLSDAHQCTKLYELSWRMCLSNFQTIRKNEDFLQLPQDMVVQLLSSEELETEDERLVYESAINWISYDLKKRYCYLPELLQTVRLALLPAIYLMENVAMEELITKQRKSKEIVEEAIRCKLKILQNDGVVTSLCARPRKTGHALFLLGGQTFMCDKLYLVDQKAKEIIPKADIPSPRKEFSACAIGCKVYITGGRGSENGVSKDVWVYDTLHEEWSKAAPMLVARFGHGSAELKHCLYVVGGHTAATGCLPASPSVSLKQVEHYDPTTNKWTMVAPLREGVSNAAVVSAKLKLFAFGGTSVSHDKLPKVQCYDQCENRWTVPATCPQPWRYTAAAVLGNQIFIMGGDTEFSACSAYKFNSETYQWTKVGDVTAKRMSCHAVASGNKLYVVGGYFGIQRCKTLDCYDPTLDAWNSITTVPYSLIPTAFVSTWKHLPS; via the coding sequence ATGTCTGTCAGCGTGCACGAGAACCGCAAGTCCAGGGCCAGCAGTGGCTCCATTAACATCTATCTGTTCCACAAGTCCTCCTACGCGGACAGTGTCCTTACTCACCTGAACCTGTTACGCCAGCAGCGTCTCTTCACCGACGTCCTTCTCCATGCCGGAAATAGGACCTTCCCGTGTCACCGGGCGGTGCTGGCCGCGTGCAGCCGCTACTTCGAAGCCATGTTCAGCGGCGGCCTGAAGGAGAGCCAGGACAGCGAAGTCAACTTCGACAACTCCATCCACCCGGAAGTCTTGGAGCTGCTCCTCGACTACGCTTACTCCTCCCGGGTCATCATCAATGAAGAAAACGCGGAATCGCTCCTGGAAGCTGGCGACATGCTGGAGTTTCAAGACATCCGGGATGCCTGCGCCGAGTTCCTAGAGAAGAACCTGCACCCAACCAACTGCCTGGGCATGCTGCTGCTGTCCGACGCACACCAGTGCACCAAGCTGTACGAGCTCTCCTGGAGGATGTGTCTCAGCAATTTCCAGACCATCAGGAAGAACGAAGATTTCCTCCAGCTGCCCCAGGACATGGTGGTGCAGCTCTTGTCCAGTGAAGAGCTGGAGACGGAAGACGAAAGACTTGTGTACGAGTCTGCAATTAACTGGATCAGCTACGACCTGAAGAAGCGCTACTGCTATCTCCCGGAGCTGTTGCAGACAGTGAGGCTGGCTCTGCTGCCGGCCATCTATCTCATGGAGAATGTGGCCATGGAGGAACTCATCACCAAGCAGAGGAAGAGCAAGGAGATCGTGGAAGAGGCCATCAGGTGCAAGCTGAAAATCCTGCAGAACGACGGTGTGGTGACCAGCCTCTGTGCCCGGCCCCGGAAAACCGGCCATGCCCTCTTCCTCTTGGGAGGACAGACTTTCATGTGTGACAAGCTGTATCTGGTCGACCAGAAGGCCAAAGAGATCATTCCCAAGGCCGACATCCCCAGCCCGAGAAAAGAGTTCAGTGCCTGTGCAATTGGCTGCAAAGTATACATTACTGGGGGGCGAGGGTCTGAGAATGGAGTCTCGAAAGATGTCTGGGTTTATGATACCCTGCATGAGGAGTGGTCCAAGGCGGCCCCCATGCTGGTGGCCAGGTTTGGCCATGGCTCTGCTGAACTGAAGCACTGCCTGTACGTGGTCGGGGGGCACACTGCCGCCACTGGCTGCCTCCCGGCCTCCCCCTCAGTCTCTCTAAAGCAAGTAGAACATTATGACCCCACAACCAACAAATGGACCATGGTGGCCCCTCTCCGAGAAGGGGTCAGCAATGCCGCAGTGGTGAGTGCCAAGCTCAAGCTGTTTGCTTTCGGAGGTACCAGCGTCAGTCATGACAAGCTCCCCAAGGTTCAGTGTTACGATCAGTGTGAAAACAGGTGGACGGTCCCGGCCACCTGTCCCCAGCCCTGGCGTTACACGGCGGCAGCTGTGCTGGGTAACCAGATTTTTATTATGGGGGGAGATACGGAGTTCTCCGCCTGCTCTGCTTATAAATTCAATAGCGAGACTTACCAGTGGACCAAGGTGGGAGACGTGACAGCAAAGCGCATGAGCTGCCACGCTGTGGCCTCCGGAAACAAACTCTACGTGGTTGGAGGGTACTTTGGCATTCAGCGATGCAAAACCCTGGACTGCTACGATCCAACGTTGGACGCGTGGAACAGCATAACCACGGTCCCGTACTCGCTGATCCCTACTGCGTTTGTCAGCACCTGGAAACATCTGCCCTCTTAA